TTAGTTACTCAACCACTACTAACTTCTCAGACCCAAATCTAGGAACTGACATGGTGTTACTTAGCCTATTAGTTTCTCATGACATGGTGTATATACAACTTTGTAGCTTGCATGATATTTTTGATTCTTCGAGTAGTCTTTTAATCACTTTGGGTCAAATAACTTCTACTTAAATGTGACTCATCATATCAGAAGAATGAAAGCACATATACCTACAGTGTGAAGACCAATTTTACTAAGGAAAAATTTCATCCAACCAATATTGTATAAGCATGTTGCAGAGACAAGAAGCACATTAATTGCACCTGGTCCAACAAGTATTTATCAAAAACTGTACCTGGCCATcaacaagaaaaataatgacAGATGACTCTTTAACAGTTGCCTCTTTGGAGGCAAGTGAAATTCCATCCATACCAATGGtcgttgaaatgaccatttctTCCATGACATGGGCCTGTGAATTTGAAATTGTAAGAACACCACCAATATCGACCACCATCAATTCAAAGTCCCCCAAAGGATCTACCATACAGACGATCCCTATTAACCAATGGTTCATCGACTACAATTGCCTTGTTCCCCTACAGTACCTGATACCTGAGAAGGCCCTTAGGCTCATTTCACAACTAGcttaacaaaaatgaaaaacaaaggatTACAATACCTATTGCATCTCTCCTCAAATTCAATTCTCCCTACTTTCTACATtccattattgttttgattaTATCTCAGACCAATTCTTTTCCAACGTCCAGTAGCAACTAAATCAAAATAATCAAGGAACTATATCTATCGTCTAATTTCAACATAATTTATGTCAATCAAaagaacaacaacaatttcTATGAAAGCACATcaattgaagaaaagaaaaactaacctgtttcataattcctaaactTCTATCAAATTCACCATAAAAATTAAACACAAATCAAAACCGTGGATAGATAAACCTACAATTTATAGTTGAGAAATCATGATAGTTCTAGATCGAAATCACGAGTTTGATAATTCTGGTTTTGGATCAAATCCAGAATTAACGAAAATAACTTAAACAATCCTATAATCGTTTCATCCAAAActcaattccaaaatcaaagtcGCTATGAACAATCGCCCAATTTCTAATTCGATATGCCAAATCTCTACTCTGATACAGCAAATTACCTTCGAAACCCAAACCGCACTGCTTCTGGAATCGAAACTGCGCCGATTTGGAGCCTTGAAGTCCCGACATCGACGACGAGGCTCTGAGAgaggatgtagaagaagaactTGGAGAGAGCGGCGGTGATCGGCAGCTGTTCGATTTGGAAGGAGACTTGGAGGACATCAGAGGCGTAGGTTTTGGACGACATCTCCGTTGGGGACACTAAAGTTATAAACGTGCAATAGGCTTAAGGGTAGAATGGGAAtcagaaaaattaaaaactaaccttttttaacatcacctcattattcataaggactaaattaatattattaacaaTTCATTATGGgcctttttatcaagtgggaaactatatgacatttttatcatttcactctctaatgtgacattttccatcatttccttttttaGAATTGATAAAttgaatttttagaaatttaaAAACGATAAATCCTAAATTGAAAATTATCAAAAAAAGTTGGTTTAGTTTTAGTAAATACCAAATTTACTGATTATATATTACGTATATATCTTctagttttcaatacacatacatgcatATTAAAAAATATAAGCATAAATATTTTTATAATAGTATTAACATTATTACTACTAGTCTAAAATAAAGGTATTTTGCTAATTTAGCCAGTTCTCAGCAAATAGCACAGTAGAGGATGTCCAGCAGTGGCGTTGTCCTCAACTGGCTTTGGATTTTCTGTGATCGAGTCAACGTCATGGTGTCGTGTACAGCTGTAGTTGTGGGGATGTGCATCGAGCGGTTGGTCGAGGTTGAGCTGGATCTGCAGCTTCTGGGTGGCGGAGGTGGTTGACTTGGATCTCTATTAGGTCTGAGGAGAAGCTATGGTGGTGTAGCGTACGGATCTCGTGCTAGGTGTGTAGTTTGCTTGGCGTCCTTCAGCTGAAGAATAAGAGTAGAGATGTGGTTAGTGTACATCTGGCCTTGTGCGGATTTTCTTGCTAGGTCTGTTGGTTTCTTTCGACCTAGTGCCATCATTGTGGTTGTACTGCTGATCAGTGCTTGGCTGCAGAGGGGAGGTGAATTCGTGTGCAGACTATGCACTAGATGGGTCGGTCGCCAGAGATGGAGGCAACGACATTTTAGCAGGAGATGCATCCTCCTGCTAGCCTTGCTTACTTCGACTTGGCCTCCGAGTTTGGGCTTAAGTCTAGGTTGTTTGGGCTCTCAAGGAGGGTGCCTTGCCACCCTCGTTTATCACTTAGTAATTTGGGCTGGCCAAGCCCAAGAGTTGGACTTTTGGCTCGATATGTGGTCTTTAAGTGCCAAGCTATTCAGATCATGACTTCTTTGAGAGTTGGTAACTATCTTGAATATGATTGGCGGCGTTTAAACGGCACAAGAGTTGGACTTTCTTGGGTAGTTTGGGTTGAGATGTGGTCCTTAAGTGTCAAGCTATTAAGATCATGACTTCTCTGGGAGTTGGTAACTATCTTGAATATGATTGGCGTCTTTCAAACGGCTTATAAATAAGGAGTtgcttgtatttttttttgtcatgaaaTGGCGTTCTGTTGGTATCGTAGGCTAATAGAAGGCTAGTTAATTATTTTCAGAGAAAGACACGGAGTTGTTTATTTGTTAGTAAATTCGCTATATAGAGAGCTCAaaattgacttgtaatgagttacATTTAAAATAGAATTCTAAATTTTCATGCCAGCTACCTTATATTAATTAAATGTTTTAGAGTCtagtgttttgattttgattctaaTGATATCAAAGTCTATTAAAAAAAGTTATTACTACTAGGCTACTACAAGATTAATGGTACATATATTTTAATGAGCTTAGAAAAATATGTTATATATTATTGGATAATCCGGTAAAAGATCGTTACATAAGTAGGTGAAAATGGTTAAAACTCTATGTCATAGGtgcaaagaaaattgaaaaataagtaGATGAACACAAAAGTACGATAATttataaaatagagaaaacaaACTCGTATTATTCATTTTAATTTATGTtctaaataaatatttgttgtaAAGTTGATAATACTGAAGACCCAAAAACTGAAATAGGTAGGAATTATTAacattgaaaattttggttggttgctggtaactcaattttgaaactaaaaggtttggttttgaagttggtaatacatGTCACTCGTCGAATGATGACCCTAGTATTAATAGAAATTTCTCTTTTGCAATATCACCCAATATGTTGTAGTTTGGTGTGCATACCTCAAAAGATATGAACATTTGATTGACAAAACAACATTATTTTGGCATGCCACACTTTAAATACTCCAAAATTTACATAATACATCAACTCTAGAATTCATACATTTTGTTATTTGTTGCCAGATTTCTTGTGGGCGCACCGataattacaaattttttttgttagtatTTAATGATTGCATTTTACATGTTACTTTTAGAAGATTTAACACCGGATGTTGTTGTTTACATCGTTTGTGAGCCAATAATTACATATTACAAAATGCGTTACGTAGCGTGCGATTTAAACTACACACGTAAGAAAAGAGAAACTGTTTTGAAATAACACGATTACTCGGGTTTCATTTAAAATTACTCTTTTATGGTAATGCCATATTATTGGAAAAATCACATAAGCAATTCTGCAgattaaggaaagaagaaccaAAATGGTAACTAGTGGGCAGGTGACAGGAGGAAAGTCTCACTATTCCCCCAactattcaaaatcaaaataatggAAACAAAATCATACCTCATTAAATACGACGAGTACAAATAGAACGCACTCTAGTCTCGTCTCACCCCACTGTCCAAAACTCTATTATCACAGAAATCAACAAAACTCACATTTCCCAGGACCTCTTCAGTTTCCGTTACCGGCCATTTTCCGTTTCACTTGACCGACATGCAAGCTCTCTGCATCTCTCACCGCGTGGTTCCGCCGGCGACTCACCGGCTTTCTCCGGTTCCCGTCATCAGCATTTCCTCTAGAACCTCAAGCTCATTACTTGCATGTGTCCCAAAAATCAAATGCTTCCCAAAAGTCAAATGCTGCTCTCTGAAGAACCAGTCTTTAGGTTAATTCAGCTTTCCCTGCTTTGTTTTACATTGTTTGGTTGCTTAGAATTTGAGGGTAACCAAAAAGACTTGAAATTTGTTCTTGGTTCTTGTTTTTGTGTTCTTATATGCAAAAGGAGTTGAATTGAGCTCACTCATTGTGAAAGATTCAGTCTTGGATTCAACgttcttgctttttttttcttttactcatGAGTTTTTGGCAGAAAATGTAGGAAATATACGAACTTTAATGTGGGTATTAACTTTTTTTCTCCATTAGCTATATATATGAATATTAATGAAAGAAAGTTCGATGAATTTGGTTGTAgcaatttcatttttattttttgctccGTTTTTGGggaaatattttttatttttcttctgtttctgttatgttttgtttcatttttcagCTACTGATGCAAAGAAGTTTGAGGAAGTGTCAAAAAATGGAAATTTGGTTCCCCTTTACAAGTGCATTTTTTCGGACCAGCTCACGCCGGTTCTTGCATATCGATGCTTGGTGAAGGAAGATGATAGAGAGGCTCCGAGTTTTCTGTTTGAGTCGGTTGATCAGAGCACCCAGGTTTTTGACTGTGATAGACATGCTTTGATATGTATGGCTTTTGTGACTGTGGCTGCTTTGAGTGATGCATTATAGCTCGGTGTTGCATTGATTATGTTAGGGGCGATATAGTGTTCTTGGAGCTCAACCAGCAATGGAGATTGTGGCGAAAGAAAATAAGGTGACTATAATGGATCATGAAGGAAGGTGTTCAGTGGAGGAGTTTGTTGACGATCCAATGGATATTCCGAAAAGAATCTCACAGGGTTGGCGTCCCCAACTTATTCATGAACTTCCAGATGCATTTTGTGGTAAGGGACAGGTTACAATGTACTATTCATGATAATTGCTTGCTATGTAATAGTATCACAGCTCTGAATTTATGATACTTTTTTCTGGATTGTATGCAGCTGGAATTTACAAATTGGTTTTTTATTCACCTTTATTGCAAATGTATTATGATTTACTACCTTGCTTTAGTTTTACTACAATACCACTATTTAGTATGGATGGAATCATTAAATTGCTCCAATGACACAATTAGATGCTGGACTGAACTCTAAATTGTTTCTCATAATTAACTAGTAGATAACTAGGATTCATTTTCAGTTCATGTCTTAGAGTGCTGGAAGAGTTGTATCCTTTGTGATTCTAATTAATAAAGTATTTATGAACAGGTGGTTGGGTAGGCTTCTTTTCATATGATACAGTTCGTTATGTGGAAAAGAGAAGACTGCCATTCTCAAAGGCACCCAAGGATGACAGAAATCTTCCAGACATGCATTTAGGACTCTATGATGATGTTATAGTGTTTGACCATGTGGAGAAGGTACATATTCAAATTTTCAGTCTTTGTGAattttgaatcatctttaatGTAAAAGGTTGGAACTGTGTATAATTGTTTTAGCCTATTGCAGTATATGCATTCTCTCCATATATAACCGTTACATATACGTTCAAACATACTCTCTGTCTaacagaaaaggaaaggaaCTAAAATTATTGTCGCCTACTTGGAAGCATCTACACTCTTTTTGCTCATTTAGAACCACCTGAAAACCGGATTTTATGTTAAACTTTTAGCTGCCAACTAATGAGTTGTTTTTCTCACAATTAGATTAGTAATTACTTAGATACAATCCTCGTTATGTATTCCCAAGGTATTTATGAGATATTGTTGCTGCCTTCATTTCAGAAAATTTATGTGATTCACTGGGTGAGGTTAGACCGGTACTCCTCAGTTGAGAAAGCCTATACAGATGGAGCAAAACGGTTGGATGAATTAGTGGCTCGAGTACATAACATTGACTTGTGAGTGACTATTGTGCTTCTTTATTTATAATCATATCATGATTTGTACTTTGATTCAGAGCTAATTGATTTAAATGTCAATTTTTAGACCAAGGCTGTCTTCCGGTGCTGTGAGCCTGCATACTCACCATTTTGGTCCTCCTTTAAAGAATTCAAACATGACCAGTGAGGCATACAAGGACATAGTTAAGAAGGCAAAGGAGCATATACTCTCAGGGGATATTTTCCAAATTGTATTAAGTCAGCGATTTGAACGCCGAACATTTGCTGACCCATTTGAAGTCTATAGAGCCCTGAGGACTGTAAATCCGAGTCCATATATGACTTACTTGCAGGTTAGGGTGTATATCCTTGTGAtttacttctttttttggtttggcCAATAATGTAAACTAAAATGGGCAGTTTCTATGTTCTATTTCTGTCAAATAGGCTAGAGGGTGTATACTGGTTGCTTCAAGTCCAGAAATTCTTATGAGTGCAAAGAAGGTAAATATGACGAGTCATTCTTCTACACATatgtaattttttcttcttttattttgatCTCTTTAGATGAGTATGTAAGTTTTGATTAACAAATTACTGTAGATGCTCAATACTGGGGATCA
This portion of the Rosa chinensis cultivar Old Blush chromosome 1, RchiOBHm-V2, whole genome shotgun sequence genome encodes:
- the LOC112177864 gene encoding anthranilate synthase alpha subunit 1, chloroplastic, which translates into the protein MQALCISHRVVPPATHRLSPVPVISISSRTSSSLLACVPKIKCFPKVKCCSLKNQSLATDAKKFEEVSKNGNLVPLYKCIFSDQLTPVLAYRCLVKEDDREAPSFLFESVDQSTQGRYSVLGAQPAMEIVAKENKVTIMDHEGRCSVEEFVDDPMDIPKRISQGWRPQLIHELPDAFCGGWVGFFSYDTVRYVEKRRLPFSKAPKDDRNLPDMHLGLYDDVIVFDHVEKKIYVIHWVRLDRYSSVEKAYTDGAKRLDELVARVHNIDLPRLSSGAVSLHTHHFGPPLKNSNMTSEAYKDIVKKAKEHILSGDIFQIVLSQRFERRTFADPFEVYRALRTVNPSPYMTYLQARGCILVASSPEILMSAKKKKIVNRPLAGTSRRGKTIEEDKMLEVQLLHDEKQCAEHIMLVDLGRNDVGKVSKFGSVNVERLMNVERYSHVMHISSTVTGELQDGLTCWDALRAALPVGTVSGAPKVKAMELIDQLEVNRRGPYSGGFGAVSFSGDMDIALALRTMVFPTAARFDTMYSYKNGNTRREWVAYLQAGAGIVADSDPDDEYQECQNKAAGLARAIDLAEAAFVHEC